The following coding sequences are from one Deinococcus cellulosilyticus NBRC 106333 = KACC 11606 window:
- a CDS encoding S8/S53 family peptidase, which produces MMLKNRPYRHDPNEEAFLITFNPKDLQTQRTLMLLNVPEYNFSNKYIPFQNMANTNILEYYHDLNRLSQNFNSDIYQTVTPYDYFKITGFTPKEILNQINNIQRSIFEAIDIRVDTYLLRNLYVLRHFLPDLIRSKLDSNLSLLLLDFISSIKNIVIYINSNTKIPILDEDAENRDRRNKISKFWQTSLHYYYILMKKQGFEDRSPVLHLSDCFHVFNELISMLKISENYKNDFDLLQGKLVKQYDALKKIYGLPDELLGILINKGLHEIQSLNLAHSFAYPLISSKLISDCIVSSSLFTLNHNFSTNPMFDTFCHIRDVNVTFSVALDEYNEKIAMSIRKNDYQDYDKEALSLQLEIYFSYSLQNSAILYFEIEGNKHYTSNSVKIKNNEYNIYGDPNLLSLTDRRILQRKHKNPIKIAIIDTGYCESYIDSSRYWLRRADPKFYCYHTKSRLPKDDTGHGSRIYYIIREIAKDSEITVIRGTTRYLERIGQIIFKDQQILDTHSLLNILNLRSVRESDLVNISLSESADSLLERKQSLYPDYRDSNLSRALDSLIEELYDQNPRILILCASGNDSAVDKKQPLNSPSSARGIITVCSNDAKGNISHFSNVPLTRYPNYKRVISTLGHLSNWFQEIDAGTSYSCAIATGILAERYRKLRGVFKGADRSMVLATLDIGPIKTLKYSHENFINSIQILDEDIHNKFMGLSLYKIMSWNLNTIVKRKIIKKILVTRENSKRILYNLNRRIRFNLKHD; this is translated from the coding sequence ATGATGTTAAAAAATAGGCCCTATAGGCACGATCCTAATGAGGAAGCGTTTCTAATAACGTTTAATCCTAAAGATCTTCAAACACAACGTACGTTAATGCTCTTAAACGTACCAGAGTACAATTTTTCAAATAAATATATCCCTTTTCAAAATATGGCAAACACAAATATTCTTGAATATTATCATGATCTCAATAGATTATCACAAAATTTTAATAGCGATATTTATCAAACCGTTACTCCTTATGATTATTTTAAAATAACAGGATTTACTCCAAAAGAGATTCTTAACCAAATAAACAATATTCAAAGATCTATTTTTGAGGCAATTGATATAAGGGTGGATACATACTTACTAAGAAACTTATATGTTTTAAGACATTTCCTACCAGACTTAATTAGATCGAAACTTGATTCTAATTTGTCACTCCTTCTTCTTGATTTTATTAGTAGCATAAAAAATATTGTAATTTATATAAATTCCAACACTAAAATTCCAATATTAGACGAAGATGCAGAAAATAGAGATAGACGAAATAAAATATCCAAGTTTTGGCAAACTTCCCTCCACTATTATTATATTCTCATGAAAAAACAAGGATTTGAAGATAGGTCACCAGTTCTACATTTATCAGATTGTTTCCATGTGTTTAATGAATTAATTAGCATGCTTAAAATATCGGAAAACTACAAAAACGATTTTGATTTACTGCAAGGCAAGTTGGTAAAACAATACGATGCACTCAAAAAGATTTATGGTTTACCTGATGAATTGTTGGGAATATTAATAAATAAAGGATTACACGAAATACAATCACTTAATCTCGCTCATTCTTTTGCATATCCCCTAATCTCATCAAAGCTTATTAGCGATTGCATAGTTTCAAGTAGTCTCTTTACGCTAAATCATAATTTCAGTACAAATCCTATGTTTGATACTTTTTGCCATATCAGAGATGTCAATGTAACATTCAGCGTTGCCCTAGATGAATATAATGAAAAAATTGCTATGTCTATACGTAAAAATGATTATCAGGACTACGATAAGGAAGCATTATCTTTGCAATTAGAGATATATTTTTCCTATTCACTACAAAATTCAGCAATTCTATATTTTGAAATAGAAGGCAATAAGCATTATACGTCAAATTCCGTAAAAATCAAAAATAATGAATATAATATATACGGTGATCCTAATTTATTATCTCTTACAGACAGACGTATTTTACAAAGAAAACACAAAAATCCAATCAAAATTGCAATAATAGACACTGGTTATTGCGAAAGCTATATAGATTCTTCTCGTTATTGGCTCAGAAGAGCTGATCCAAAATTTTATTGTTACCACACAAAATCGAGACTCCCTAAGGACGATACTGGGCATGGTTCTCGCATTTATTATATTATCAGAGAAATAGCTAAAGATAGCGAAATAACAGTGATTAGAGGCACAACTAGATATCTCGAAAGAATAGGGCAAATAATTTTTAAGGATCAACAGATTCTCGATACACACTCGTTATTAAATATTTTGAATCTAAGATCCGTAAGGGAATCAGATTTAGTGAATATTAGCCTTTCAGAAAGCGCCGATTCCCTATTAGAAAGAAAACAGTCTTTATATCCAGATTACAGAGATTCCAATTTGTCTAGGGCTCTCGATTCATTAATAGAAGAGTTGTATGATCAAAATCCTCGAATATTAATTTTATGTGCATCCGGTAATGATAGTGCAGTAGACAAAAAACAACCACTTAATTCCCCATCATCTGCCAGAGGAATAATAACAGTTTGCTCGAATGATGCAAAGGGAAACATATCACATTTTAGTAATGTCCCATTGACAAGGTATCCTAACTACAAACGAGTTATATCTACTCTTGGACATCTATCAAACTGGTTTCAGGAAATTGATGCTGGCACTTCTTACTCCTGCGCAATCGCAACCGGAATTTTAGCAGAAAGGTATCGAAAGCTAAGAGGAGTATTTAAGGGTGCTGATCGTAGCATGGTTCTTGCAACTCTAGATATCGGTCCTATCAAAACCTTAAAATACTCCCATGAAAACTTTATAAACAGTATTCAGATTCTTGATGAGGATATACATAATAAATTCATGGGATTAAGCCTATATAAAATAATGTCATGGAATTTAAATACTATTGTAAAAAGAAAGATTATCAAAAAGATCTTAGTTACAAGGGAGAACTCAAAACGGATTTTATACAATCTAAATCGTAGGATACGATTCAATTTGAAACATGATTAA
- a CDS encoding thiamine pyrophosphate-dependent dehydrogenase E1 component subunit alpha has protein sequence MFEAFTNQPIRLIGEDGSRTQPFELDLSVDELLQIHRDMIRARVCDERLIPILRQGKTSFYAQSTGMEATQIGIAWGVKKKHDWFWPYYRDNGLLLTLGMPMGRWIAQLLGSNEDVCKGRQMPQHFSDPENHIASICSAIGSHIAPAAGTAIAQKYLGTDEITVCTFGEGATSEGDWHAGVNMASANKAPCLFICENNQYAISLNVKDQTNSKNIAVKGHAYGIPGFYVDGQDVLAVRAVVKQAAEYIRAGNGSVLIECLTYRIGTHSSSDDDSRYRSKDEVESWRAQDPLVRFERFLEKEGILPAREEIEAYYGSVLAEFEEALQKSDASGYPTWEILFDDVYSDLPDHLAQQALYLREENL, from the coding sequence ATGTTTGAAGCATTCACCAACCAGCCGATCCGCCTGATTGGCGAGGATGGTTCCCGCACCCAGCCGTTCGAGCTGGATTTAAGTGTGGATGAACTTTTACAAATCCACCGGGACATGATCCGCGCCCGCGTGTGTGATGAACGCCTCATCCCCATTTTAAGGCAGGGGAAAACCAGTTTTTACGCCCAGAGCACCGGCATGGAAGCCACCCAGATTGGCATTGCCTGGGGCGTCAAAAAGAAACACGACTGGTTCTGGCCTTATTACCGGGACAATGGCCTGCTCCTGACCCTGGGGATGCCGATGGGCCGCTGGATCGCCCAGCTTCTGGGCAGCAATGAGGACGTGTGCAAGGGCCGCCAGATGCCCCAGCACTTCTCGGACCCCGAGAACCACATTGCGTCCATCTGCAGCGCCATCGGCAGCCACATTGCCCCCGCTGCAGGAACCGCCATTGCCCAGAAATACCTTGGAACCGATGAAATCACCGTCTGCACCTTCGGTGAGGGTGCCACCAGCGAGGGGGACTGGCACGCAGGTGTGAACATGGCCTCCGCAAACAAGGCCCCGTGCCTGTTCATCTGCGAGAACAACCAGTACGCCATCAGCCTGAATGTCAAGGACCAGACCAACAGCAAGAACATTGCGGTCAAAGGTCATGCTTACGGCATCCCTGGCTTTTATGTGGATGGGCAGGATGTGCTCGCCGTGCGTGCAGTGGTCAAACAGGCTGCAGAATACATCCGGGCCGGAAACGGCTCTGTGCTGATCGAATGCCTGACCTACCGCATCGGGACCCACTCCAGTTCTGACGACGATTCCCGTTACCGCAGCAAGGATGAAGTGGAGTCCTGGAGGGCGCAGGACCCCCTGGTGCGCTTTGAACGCTTCCTTGAAAAAGAGGGCATTCTTCCAGCCAGAGAAGAAATCGAGGCTTACTATGGGAGTGTACTCGCAGAGTTCGAAGAGGCCCTGCAGAAGTCCGATGCTTCGGGTTATCCGACCTGGGAGATCCTGTTCGATGACGTGTACAGCGACCTTCCGGACCACCTCGCTCAGCAGGCCCTCTACCTCAGGGAGGAGAACCTATGA
- a CDS encoding alpha-ketoacid dehydrogenase subunit beta gives MTMQSPEKPSAAPVRKPLNLIQAINEAMREELLRDPNVLVFGEDVGKRGGVFLATEGLQAEFGNKRVFDTPLSEASIVGAAVGMCIRGLRPVAEIQFADYLYPGFDQIVSQAAKIRYRSGGGFYCPMVIRTPSGGGVRGGNHHSQSPEAYFTHTPGLKVVMPSTPYDAKGLLKEAIRLDDPVMFFEPKRLYRSFKEDVPTEDYTIPFGKAAIRMEGSDITLIGYGGVMPDVIKAAEALKAEGIQPEVIDLRTLIPWDREAVLASVAKTGRVVLISEAPRTSNFMGEVAYVIQEELFDQMLAPVVQVAGFDTPYPYALDKVYLPGPNRILRAAAKSLGY, from the coding sequence ATGACCATGCAAAGTCCTGAAAAACCCTCTGCTGCTCCGGTCCGCAAACCCCTCAACCTGATCCAGGCCATCAACGAGGCCATGCGTGAGGAACTCCTGAGGGACCCCAACGTGCTGGTCTTCGGGGAGGACGTGGGCAAGAGGGGTGGGGTGTTCCTGGCCACCGAAGGTCTGCAGGCCGAGTTCGGCAACAAACGGGTTTTTGACACCCCCCTTTCAGAAGCTTCCATCGTGGGGGCTGCTGTGGGGATGTGCATCCGGGGTCTGCGTCCCGTGGCTGAGATCCAGTTTGCAGACTACCTGTATCCTGGCTTTGACCAGATCGTCTCCCAGGCAGCGAAAATCCGTTACCGCAGCGGGGGCGGCTTCTACTGCCCGATGGTGATCCGCACCCCATCCGGCGGAGGCGTGCGGGGCGGAAACCACCACTCCCAGAGCCCTGAAGCGTACTTCACCCACACACCCGGTCTGAAGGTCGTGATGCCCTCCACCCCTTACGACGCCAAGGGACTCCTCAAAGAGGCCATCCGTCTGGATGACCCCGTGATGTTCTTCGAGCCCAAGCGCCTGTACCGCTCCTTCAAGGAAGACGTGCCCACCGAGGATTACACCATTCCTTTCGGAAAAGCTGCGATTCGCATGGAAGGCAGCGACATCACATTGATCGGGTACGGTGGCGTGATGCCCGACGTGATCAAGGCCGCAGAGGCCCTCAAGGCCGAAGGCATCCAGCCTGAAGTCATCGACCTGCGCACCCTGATCCCCTGGGACCGTGAAGCGGTGCTTGCCAGCGTTGCCAAAACGGGCCGCGTGGTCCTGATCTCCGAAGCCCCCAGAACCTCCAACTTCATGGGAGAGGTCGCCTACGTGATTCAGGAAGAACTGTTTGACCAGATGCTGGCTCCGGTGGTGCAGGTGGCAGGGTTTGACACCCCCTATCCTTACGCGCTGGACAAGGTGTATTTGCCCGGTCCAAACCGCATCCTGCGGGCTGCAGCCAAATCGCTGGGGTACTGA
- a CDS encoding dihydrolipoamide acetyltransferase family protein, whose translation MPKEIRLPELAESVVEGEVLRWMVEVGQKIEKDQPYIEVMTDKVTVELPSPISGVLQAQLVKVGDIVPVHAPIAIIAEVGEDTSAQPVATPAQVDALQEQKEDSGDELSLFKAFGEAEQVKMPDSIRQPSAALKENAAQINVPQGSVHGRALAVPAARQLARELEIDINEVKGSGPNGRIRVIDVHKHAESLKPATGGGAPSNFPSPVQYRTPKGYEDRETRVPLRGLRRAISQQMQASHLYTVRTLTVDEANLTALVALREKLKPHLEKEGVKLSYLPFIFKAIIMALKKFPALNTSFDEAKQEIVQKAYYNMGMAVATEAGLVVPVIRDADKKTILDLAQEIQEVAELARTGKLTPERMSGSTFSITNIGSIGALFSFPIINVPDAAIMGIHSIQKRPIVNANDEIVVAHMMYLSLSFDHRLVDGAEAARFCKEVIRLLETPELLVLNA comes from the coding sequence ATGCCAAAAGAAATCCGTCTGCCCGAACTGGCCGAATCGGTGGTGGAAGGGGAAGTCCTCCGCTGGATGGTCGAGGTCGGCCAAAAGATCGAAAAGGACCAGCCTTACATCGAAGTCATGACCGACAAGGTCACCGTTGAACTGCCCAGCCCGATTTCGGGTGTGCTGCAAGCGCAACTGGTCAAGGTGGGAGACATCGTCCCGGTGCACGCCCCCATCGCCATCATTGCGGAAGTTGGGGAAGACACTTCTGCCCAGCCTGTCGCCACACCAGCACAGGTGGATGCCCTGCAGGAGCAGAAAGAAGACTCTGGCGATGAACTGAGCCTGTTCAAAGCCTTCGGTGAGGCCGAGCAGGTCAAGATGCCCGATTCGATCCGTCAGCCTTCTGCCGCCCTCAAGGAGAATGCTGCACAGATCAACGTGCCCCAGGGTTCAGTGCATGGCCGTGCACTGGCGGTTCCTGCGGCCAGACAGCTTGCCCGCGAACTCGAAATCGACATCAATGAGGTAAAGGGCAGTGGACCCAATGGCCGCATCCGGGTGATCGACGTGCACAAACACGCCGAAAGCCTGAAGCCTGCCACTGGAGGCGGAGCCCCTTCCAACTTCCCCTCCCCTGTGCAGTACCGCACCCCCAAAGGTTACGAGGACCGCGAAACCCGCGTCCCACTCAGGGGTCTTCGCCGTGCCATCAGCCAGCAGATGCAGGCCTCCCACCTGTACACCGTGCGCACCCTGACAGTCGACGAGGCGAACCTGACTGCACTGGTGGCTTTGCGTGAAAAACTTAAACCCCACCTTGAAAAAGAGGGCGTGAAACTCAGCTACCTGCCTTTCATCTTCAAGGCCATCATCATGGCCCTGAAAAAGTTCCCTGCCCTGAACACCTCCTTCGATGAGGCAAAACAGGAAATCGTGCAGAAAGCCTATTACAACATGGGCATGGCTGTGGCCACCGAAGCCGGACTGGTGGTCCCTGTGATCCGCGATGCCGACAAAAAGACCATTCTGGATCTGGCCCAGGAAATCCAGGAGGTGGCCGAACTTGCCCGCACGGGCAAACTGACCCCCGAGCGCATGAGTGGCAGCACCTTTTCCATTACGAACATCGGGTCCATCGGAGCCCTCTTCAGCTTCCCGATCATCAACGTGCCAGACGCAGCGATCATGGGCATTCACAGCATCCAAAAACGCCCCATCGTGAATGCCAACGATGAAATCGTGGTGGCCCACATGATGTACCTGTCCCTGAGCTTCGATCACCGTCTGGTGGATGGTGCAGAGGCCGCCAGGTTCTGCAAGGAAGTGATCAGGTTGCTGGAAACACCTGAGTTGCTGGTGTTGAACGCTTAA
- a CDS encoding LysR substrate-binding domain-containing protein, whose product MSQPLEMRHLRYFVAVAEELNFTRAAERVFLTQPALSQQIKSLEEILGVTLLDRNQRKVRLTDAGQAFLEGARRTLHEADRAIREARRADGIPRVTLGYVEYAFQSVAGPIIRTLLKEHPEIRLERREVPHYHVAEALEDRLIDVGFGVLPMEGPNIENQVMGQAHWQLVVPAKHPLAKLKTLPLSALEGQNLIMFSRQMNPVLYEQVTGRIRKAGIEPSVVYETAQLEAGQNMVEIGVGFWVVTTYIIADGLPPTLVARDLEGFEPLQMGMAWRKGEEGGPLGTILKRCRGEKAGWGF is encoded by the coding sequence ATGAGTCAACCTCTGGAGATGCGTCACCTGCGGTACTTCGTGGCCGTGGCCGAAGAACTGAATTTCACCCGTGCAGCAGAGCGGGTGTTCCTGACCCAGCCCGCCCTGAGCCAGCAGATCAAAAGCCTGGAAGAAATTCTGGGGGTCACGTTGCTGGACCGCAATCAGCGCAAAGTCCGACTGACCGACGCTGGACAGGCTTTCCTGGAAGGGGCCAGACGCACCCTCCATGAAGCAGACCGTGCCATCCGGGAGGCCCGCAGAGCCGATGGCATCCCCAGAGTCACGCTGGGTTATGTGGAATATGCTTTTCAGTCGGTTGCAGGTCCCATCATCCGCACACTTCTGAAAGAACACCCGGAAATTCGTCTGGAGCGTCGTGAAGTGCCCCATTACCATGTGGCAGAAGCCCTGGAAGACCGCCTGATTGATGTGGGCTTTGGGGTGCTCCCCATGGAAGGCCCGAACATTGAAAATCAGGTGATGGGTCAGGCCCACTGGCAACTGGTGGTCCCAGCAAAACACCCTCTGGCAAAACTCAAAACCCTCCCTCTTTCCGCACTGGAAGGCCAGAACCTGATCATGTTCTCCCGACAGATGAACCCGGTTCTGTACGAGCAGGTGACTGGACGCATTCGCAAGGCAGGCATTGAACCGAGTGTGGTTTATGAAACCGCACAGCTGGAAGCTGGACAGAACATGGTGGAAATCGGGGTGGGGTTCTGGGTGGTCACCACCTACATCATCGCAGATGGATTGCCTCCCACACTTGTTGCCCGTGATCTGGAAGGTTTTGAACCCCTGCAGATGGGGATGGCCTGGAGAAAAGGGGAAGAGGGGGGACCGCTTGGGACGATTTTGAAAAGGTGCAGGGGGGAGAAGGCTGGGTGGGGTTTTTGA
- a CDS encoding uroporphyrinogen-III synthase: MAWFDGLKVLSLETRRREEMLTLIEKYEGVPTVVPSLREVALDTNTELMRFVERLEAGNVDYLVCMTGVGTRMFLRDVVKCYPEALKALRNVNIVIRGNKPLKALKEFGLSGIMVKKPHTWREVQDFLLSISLQDAFVSILEFGEPTPIVLMDSLKEQGATVQSIPVYRCVLPEDPTPLQEAVRGCIRGEFDVLLLSSGTQIVHFLKCARDMGLEFDLRQSLKRMVICSIGPACSEAVGDLDLSMDVEASPHKMGILVRQASENAAGILQQKRPVTSWF; this comes from the coding sequence ATGGCCTGGTTTGATGGACTGAAAGTGCTCTCTCTGGAAACCCGCAGACGCGAAGAGATGCTGACCCTGATCGAAAAATACGAGGGGGTGCCCACCGTGGTCCCCAGCCTGCGAGAAGTGGCCCTCGACACCAACACCGAACTGATGCGCTTTGTGGAGCGTTTAGAGGCTGGAAATGTGGACTATCTGGTCTGCATGACCGGCGTCGGCACCCGCATGTTCCTGCGCGATGTGGTCAAATGCTACCCCGAGGCTTTAAAAGCCCTCAGAAATGTCAACATCGTGATCCGGGGAAACAAGCCCCTCAAAGCCCTCAAGGAATTTGGCCTTTCTGGAATCATGGTGAAAAAACCCCACACCTGGAGGGAGGTGCAGGACTTCCTGCTCTCCATCAGCCTGCAGGATGCTTTTGTCAGCATTCTGGAGTTCGGGGAACCCACCCCAATCGTCCTGATGGACAGCCTGAAAGAGCAGGGGGCCACCGTGCAGAGCATTCCGGTGTACCGCTGTGTCCTGCCCGAAGATCCCACCCCACTGCAAGAGGCCGTCAGAGGTTGCATCAGGGGTGAATTTGATGTGCTGTTGCTCTCCAGTGGCACCCAGATCGTGCACTTTTTAAAGTGTGCCCGCGACATGGGACTGGAATTTGACCTCCGGCAGTCTTTGAAGCGCATGGTGATCTGCTCCATCGGTCCGGCCTGCAGTGAAGCTGTGGGAGACCTGGATCTCAGCATGGATGTGGAAGCCAGCCCACACAAGATGGGCATTCTGGTCCGTCAGGCCTCTGAGAACGCCGCAGGCATTTTGCAGCAGAAAAGGCCCGTGACCAGCTGGTTTTAA